Within the Musa acuminata AAA Group cultivar baxijiao chromosome BXJ2-9, Cavendish_Baxijiao_AAA, whole genome shotgun sequence genome, the region ttattaGGTTCTCCCTGCAATATTACTTTGTTTACTGGCCCTAACGATTTATGAACGACTGAATCCTTGGCTGACTTATTAGAGGTTATAGCTTTTGATATCTTTCTATTCTTTCGATATTAGCTTCTCTATCTACGTAGGGTTTACCTGCAGATGAGACGATGCTTGAGACTAAGGATTCCAAGGTCGAGATGCTGAGATGCTTCCTAACTATTATTTGTTTCCGTGGATGAGGACTAGAGTGTGCCGTTGTTGGACAACTATTGTATCATCCTGTTGCTAGGCTGTGTGCTTTGGTCTCTGCTGCTGACTCTGCATGTGCTATCATTGGGACATGTCGTGTGTTGTGATGTTTGGTGTCATGTACCACCAACTTGACACCAAGCACCAGGGATGAGACCTTTGGCCAGAGCCTAGAGGTTTGGCCATGGGGATCATCATCATCTCATGTGCTATTGTATTCTAGTGCATCATGATTGATAAGATAAAGGGGAGGCTTCTCGGTGACCGACCTCTAGCTCGGAAACATCAGCTAATTTGTCTAATATCTGTACCCTTTAGTTTGTGATTCCTATCTTGTCACTCTTTTGATGCTCGTAGGCAAACTTCTGAAATGTGCATTGTCTCGTCTTTCGTCTTCGTGCAGAAATTTAGAGAATGTTCACATCAATTTTTTTGTCGCCTTTGCTGTGCAACAGAAGCTGAAGGACGGTGCAACAGAAGCTGGGTGTGAGATGGTTGGTGCAGTAACATACGAGGATACCGCAGGTACCGCAATAATCTACTCTTGAAATTTATCTTTTAGCTGCACAATAAGACATGGGAAAAACTATTTCGTTttgcatttgttttttttttttctctctctatttttttcctttattccttttttttcttccctgATAGTTGTGTCAGTCTTCCTATTCGAAAGCAAGGTCAAGGTATCCACGAGATTAGTTGACGTGAGTGGTGTGAAGTCTCTTGGAGTTGGAAGCATGCGGCTCACCTAACATGTGGTGGTGTCTCATGATGACCGATTTGCCTTGCCTGCCCACAGATTTCTTTAGCAAACTACCAAAGGATTCACTAACGTGTTAGGGACGGGACCCGATGCGGATGGGATCGTGTTTGTCATAGCGTCAATGCTATTTTCCCGGGGCTCTGTTCctgcttcctctttttctttcagaTATGGCCTACGGTATTCAAATCATATAGACATATGGTCAATTGTGTTTTCCCTAGAGATTACGTCTGCGTTACGTTCAGTCACCCACGTTCAATATCTTGATGCCATGTCATGATGAGAGGTAACATTGGTTTTCGTATGGAGTCCGATTGTTCCTAATCCCTGATCTGGGTGGCTTGGCATGTTTCATGGATGCCTGTTATAATTTGTATAAGAGTGCAATCGAAGTTTGTTCGATCAATTGAAGCCAATATTTAATAAACTAACAAGTCTATTTGATCAATCTGCAGGATTATCCAGCATTAGTTTTCTCTATTAGAGTAGtcccaaattattattattattattatagtttgGGATTTGGATTCCATTGCGGTGGAAATTAGGTTGGTCATCCCTAATTGGGGGTGGCCACCTCTTATAGGTGAAACAAGTAAGCTTCAGAGTTCTGTAGGTTGGTGGTTGGCCCCCACATTGTCTACATTGGATCCTGTAGATGATGGGAGATGGATAGAGCTGCTTGCGAAGTTAAGGTGACCCAACCTCGATTCATTCTCTtacataaagaagaaaaaaagaaagatatatagAGCCTCGGTTCCAACAAGGGAAGCAAGCCTGAAAGAATGTTATTTGTACTATATAATCAATGACACCGAGACAGGAAGTAGCATACCCAGCGGTTACTACTATACCAACCGCTATTGTTTTTGATAGCTTTAGAGCATGACCATGAACCATTACTCCAATTATGGAGCCAATGCTGGCATCATCATGTCCAACATTTCAACCACCATTTTGAACAAAAGATCAGCAAtaatgtgaccttctaggcctttTACCAGTAAGTTCTTTATGAGATGGATATTACAATCCTTAGTGGTGGTCACACTAGTCATTATTACTTCTGAAAATCTTGTGCATTATCATGAACCTTTAATTATTGAGCCAAAGTTAGCACTATCTCTGAATCAGATCCATTATGATTCCACCTTAACTTGAAAAGGTTTGAGAGGCTTCGCTAGGTAGAGATATAGCTCGTCTACTCggatagcaagtttttttttgtgATACATCATAGTCCTCAAGGATGATCATATCAATGATGAACAACTGTTGCTCATTGACGTCGAGATCACTAACTTATCGCTCCTAAAATTGCTGGTGCAGGGTTCAACTTGTTGGCTTTTTTCAACATACGAATTACTACTATTATAATTCTTCACCAAGTGTAGGGCTCTTGAAGATTAGAATGTAACATTCCATTTAGAAGAAACATCGTATCACTATTTTTATACAGTTGTTTTGGTTATGAGGATGAAAAACTTATATATGAGAACGCAATGGTTGGCATATATAAGCATTGCATCACTACCATCATGCAGTTGCCATCTTAATCACAAGATCGGTTGATCTGTTATCACATCAACGAAGATCATCATCCGAGTCGAACATTCGCGCCGGCTCACTTTCCTAGTTGAATTCTTGGTCTTTGTTTGACCACAAATCTATGCGATTTCGACACGTCTTCAAGATTTATTGGGAATCATGTCACCTGACTCCCTTTCCCTTTGGCACTTGAAACAATAAACTACAGCCTCTACTTGGTTATTCtccatatctacatcgcatgtctcCTTTCAATGATTACCCTATTTCGTACAAGAAATCTTTACAAGAACTCAGGGAGAGAGCATGTAGGAAAGTGAGTTCAATTCGATGGTTTTTTCCAAAGCTATCTTTGTACATGGGTTAttaattattctttatttttattgttttccCTATTATGTAACTTTTGATGTTACGCTATATTCAATTGTCTCTTAGGAGGCCCCATCACCCTACGAGTCTTTAGACCGTGGAGCGTTTCGTTCTAAGATGGCTTGAAAGGAAAAAAGTAGTGTTGAATGATGCGTGCTTAGGCTGCAAGAAGCCAAAGGTTGGTGGAACGTCGCAATAGTGGAGGATAGAAAGTGACATTACTTTACTCCTTGCTCACTCCACCCACCATCTAATGCCATTCTCTCAGCTCCATACAATGAATGATCCATCACATATACGTATGAGCATAGAAGACGATGGATGGCAAACGTTAATCTCTCCATCGATTCccctcttctcttctttcccctTTCCTAGGCATTTTGACTTGACTCGAGAAATATTTATTTGTGACCTCAAACTGCGTTGTAAAAGCTTAATGGCCTCTTTTTTTGGTGCGTGGGGATTCTAAAACGGAAGCATGTGACTTTGTCGTCTCCCCAAGTTGTACGCTTCCACACTTgcacactcccccccccccccccccccacctgcTAATCCTACTCGATTATTTGACTTCGTTTCAGGAACACATGACAAAACCTCCTTGTGCTGAATTAAATCTTCCAAATTAAGGTTTAAGGTGAATGACAATCATTTTAGCATAGGAGAATGAGAAGAAGAGTCAGCATGAGTCGTCCTAGTTCTTAACTCAGGCGTCCCTGTTTGGTGCAGATTTAAGATGCAAGTAAATACTGGCAGAGAATCCAAACCCAACTTGCACTTCCTGCTACGTCTTCAATGTGTGGTACGTGATGTCGTTGTTGTCAGACCCACATAATTCATTATCTCTTTGTTATTATACAGCTTGGAATTAATAGCTGCCTGTTTATCCAATTTAATTTGCTtgttttatcgttatcctcatttatAATTTCTCCTTGTTACTTTGGCCACAGGATAAGGCGTGTGAAATCTCATTTGTTTTCACACCCTTCCTCACGTAATCCCTCCCCATCGGTCTCATCTCTCCATTAACTTGCTTTATTGTTTCCTTTAACTGTCAATCAGgtgccccctctctctctctcatggaatCGCTTTCCGGTTCAATCTCGAAGTCAAGAGGTTTGGAATTAGACCACCTTCCATGAATCTTCTTCTTTGGGATCGGCATTAATAGTACTGTTTAGTGTAGAGATCCAACCTCAATGCCTCTTTGTAGACCATTTAATTTGGTACGGCCCCTTCATTGGGAAGACCGAGTGGTAATTTTTGCTATGTATTGCATGACTTATTCTATGTAAGATCGTACCCCTTATCATCAATCGAAGGTTCACCGCACCactaccttcttttcttccttataTATTGACTCGCTTCCCTGCTGCCACGCCTTCTCTCTTCtcctgcatctctctctctctctctccccatcaGCTGGTGTGAGTCTTGgataggaggaagaagaagatgacggcCAAGGACTGCGGTCAGCACGGGGAGTGTTGCGAGAGGCGGAAGCGCAACCGGCGCATCTTCGGATGCATCCTCGCTACCATAATTGTGATCCTCCTCATCATCCTGATCGTCTGGCTGGCGCTACGCCCCACCAAGCCCCGGTTCTACCTGCAGGACGCGGTGGTGCTGCAGTTCAACTACACCGGGCCGCCCAGCAACCTGCTCTCCACCGTCATCCAGGTGACCCTCTCCTCCCGCAACCCCAACGACCGCGTCGGCATCTACTACGACCGCCTCGACGTCTACGCCGCCTACAAGTACCAGCAGATCAGCGTCGCCTCCGCCCTTCCCCCGATGTACCAGGGCCACAACGACATCGACGTCTGGTCCCCCTACCTCTACGGCCCCGACGTCCCGGTGGCGCCGTACCTCTGCGACCCCCTCACCCAGGACGAGTCCtccggcttcctcctcctccacgtcAAGATCGACGGCCGCATCCGGTGGAAGGTCGGCTCCTGGATCTCCGGCCATTACCACCTCTTCGTCAGCTGCCCGGCCTTCCTCACCTTCCAGAACGGAAGATCGGGATCCGGCGCCACCGTCAAGTTCCAGCAGATGTCATCCTGCAGCGTCGAGGTTTAACAAGGAGCGGCCCAGGCAGATGTCATCCTGTTGCCGAGCTCCTCCACTTTCCATCTTTAGCTTCTCTTTTTGGTTAGCGATGACGTACTCTGTTTCATGTGATCCAGTAGGCGGCCAGGctgtgtgatatatatatatatatatagggctgAAGGAGGAGGGAGGGCAGAAATAAAAGAAAGACCAATATAAAATGATGTATTTGCAAGGCAATTGTTTATATTAATAatcttaattaatattattatcattattatgtgATCAATGTGTAACGTATTTTCTTGTAACAGTGATTATTATTATTCACGATGCATTTTCTTTCATTATCAAAGAGAAGCGCTCTTAAACGAAGCCCGTTCGCGTTCACTGCCAGCCCCTTTGACTTACCCCAATCCGACAATTAATAATGTTGATGGCATGCTTAACTAACTGTCAGAAGAGTAATTTCTAGAGTCGGTGTAGCACGTGACTCGTTGACGTCTCCTTGGCTCTGTACAAGCTTAATTGGTGCGTGGAAAACGTGGATTGCAAGGAAAGATACATCAAATCGAACAACGCTTCTTTCCATTGAGTACACTGAGCCATGCGCGAGAATCCCTCTTTCCAATTTCGATTTTAGTTTATCGAATTTGAAATTAAAACTGAATCCGTTTTGGACGATTTAGGTTTCGATCTAAGAATCAGTTGTTTTGATTTCGGTTTAAAATTAGAACCGGTTCCGAATCAATTTGATTTTAATTGTGGTTTGGTTTAAATCGATGGTCGGATCTATGTGTGAGTAAACTTGCCAAATTTCTAACACAATGGACTTCTTTGCCTGCCATGTTTAGCAGGCAATGCTTTAGCGTTTCATTTATGCCGATTAGTACCATTTAGATGTCAAACAAACAAGCGGTCAGAGATGCCGCAGGGAATAGAGTTAATTTAAGTGCCAGAAGAAGTGGATGGAAAATTGGACCTTGCCATCTTGCCAAGTTGCATGGGAATCATGAGATGTGGGCATCACATTCACAGGGAAAAGGAAAAGTTTGATGCATATACCCACATAAAAAGAGAGGGAGGGAAAGGAGAGGATGTGCATCATCAGGCTCTTAGGGATCTCCAGGGAAAGAAAGCCaaggattaaaataataataataataaagaaggatcaaaaagaagaaaaaaaaggaattgaGAATCAacatattctttatatatatatatatatatatatatatatatatatatatatatatatatattcatggtcAAGAGATAGAGAGATTATGGTCtattactttttatttatttattttataaatgataaatggTAAATGGTAATTTTCTATCCCAATTTCCAATTTCCAAGTACAAGCGAGTTTGACTTCCATTAGTCCTATGGGCTTGGCATGTTGGATCACTAGGCCGAGCTCTCTTTTGGGGCCTTCGACACCCACATCATATAAGAGGCCTAAACAAGCAGCCACTTGTGGACACATTTGTTGACAATAACTTTTAGAATAAACAAAATAAGAAATGTACATGAAATTGTCCATTAACggttgatagatagatagatagcttCACAATAGCTTTTAGAACCCATAGTTTCGATTCCGATTTCATCGAATTTACAACTTTATTTTCGATCTCTAATCAAAAtcgtctattttaattttttttgaaatatccttTCAGTTAATCACTTGTTAAGTTTTTACAAgtgatgttatttatttattttatctgttCAGAAATAAATCGAAACCGTCGATTCCGACTCTTGTTTTAGACTTTACGATCCAACTGTCATAACTCAATTCTAATTTGATTTTAGTTGGAATCTTTGTGGGATCTACCGACGGATCTGTATCAAGATTCCAAGTACACTATCTACTGTGACATTATACGGAAATAATTAACGAGGCAAAGGAAAGAAGCATCTTTTGGCCCTCCGACACTACGCTTTATTCTGCTATCGATTGTCGTCTTGGATCGGTCGCAAACAAAAGAGTATAGGATGGAGCTAAATTATTCTTCCCACCTGCCATCACGCGCCCGGCTGTTCCTCCTCTACAGAGATGATAGCAGCTGGTGTCCCTGTAAACAGAGCCTACGAGTTTGGGGCGAGTCGAGTAGCTTCCCTACCCTGCATGCAGGGCAAACAAGTGTGCGTCTCGGGATCGCTTCCTCTAGGAAGGCGCCTACATTTGCCCGCTTTTGTTGCCGAGGCGACGGCCTCCCGTCAATACGCACATCGAGAAAAGAGCTTTGTTTCTTGAGATGCTCTCGGAGTCTATGCTGCGACCTTCCTTTTTGACCGGTCAACCTCCTGCTCTTGTGGAACATGGATTTGGATCGGAAAGAAGGTAAAGGAAAAGTTAGAGAGCACATGGATCGGTGCCGCTGCGCTTTTCCTCGCAACTGAAAGCATCACACTCGTCTCCTTTGTTCCTCCGGTCATCACTTTCGAATGATGACAGGAGCAAACCAAAGGATATCTGCATTGGATCGACTAGCAATGATTGCAGGTTGCAGCGCTGCCGGATCCGAGAATTCCCTTCCACGCAGGCATTGGTCACGTTAAAGGTTAGCGAGGgaggagaaaaaggaaaaggCTCGGCTGAGAACCAATTCTAAGCAAAAAGAAGCGAACGCAGGCTTCGTTTTCTCTAAAGACTGCCAAAGTTGCTTAGGATAAGGCCACTTTGTCTCCATGCTTATTCATCTTTTGCAGATGCCAATACGCTGTGTTTGAAATGAGGAGATGCGTGTTGTTAACTGATGGACTCGAAGAAGCTACGTGAGAAATAATCGATAGACTTGAAAGGAGAAGCGCGATGGGGCTAACAAATTCATCGATTGAAGGTGGAAATCATTGGCTTAAGTAAAGTTGGGAACGAGTTGGTCTCACATGAACACCTGATCATAAGTTATGGAGCACCGCATGGCTTTATTTGGGGGCAAGGCTCGAGGCCATGTCGTTCTTGTCACCGTCCATGAAGGCCGCAAAGAAGAAAGCTTTGTTGctccatagccaatgcaaatagcTTAATAGATCCTGGCGAAGCCGATAGAGTCTGTGCTTTCTGCAGCGTAGCCCAAAATGGAAAGAAAGGTGAGGAATGACAACAACGTGGTCTCATCCAAAAATTTTACGTGATCCGAGATGCAGGCCTCTCCTCCCTTTTACGTCAATCGGGCCCACTGTGCGCACTCAATGTCGCACTCCCAAATACCACGACCTACGTTTATGTGCCGGAGGCATCTTCTTAGCGACGATGCGCAAATGCTGACAGCTTAATAGAGAATCAAAAAATAGTTTCTATTAGTATTGTTGACTTGTTTCCACTGTTTGTTTGTCTTTGTTATTGGTAGGATGGAATGTGTGTTATGACATCAAAGTCATTGATGCTTTTGATTAGTAGATGGATTAGGTGctatttttttctattatctATCGTGTAACAAAAATGTAAGATAGgcaaaatcttatttttttaccAGTCAGCAATATATTTGAATCTAATAAGATTTTGAAATCTTTAGCACGTTTACTCTCTtgaggtgttttttttttttaatgcttccCATTTGTaaactatttatatagattagaaaTCTAATTTAGGATTTAGTAGAAGTAAATACCGATTAGATAAGGGATAATTTGGTCGATCAATCATCGGAGCGGCCCATCCTTTCAGAACATGTGAGCTCCAAAAGGCACTTCTAAGGGTAAGAGAAATATGGCGAACTTATGAGCCATTGATTCTTATACTTCTCAACCAATATGGGACTAAATGACTTTATCAATACTTCCTCCCGTAGGGGAGCCAAGGTGTACGACTCAGGAGCGAGTTTGTTTGACCGAGGTACGGGCATCGGGTCCTTTTTCTAACACCAATATGATAAGGGACAATTTAGTCAGTCGATCATTGGTGCGGCCCATAGCCTCGCGAGGAATTATCCTCTTTGGGCTATAAGCATACCTACGGTTTCAAAAGTGATGAGAACAAAGAGGAGTGAACCAAAATCGAAGAGTATTAAGGTTGGGattcaaataacaaaaaaaaaataaaaaagacaggATAAGAATGTGAGAAGTGAATCCACATATGACATATCCACTAATCTCAAAGCACAAATCTTTTCCCAAAGCCAATCACACCCACAAAATCTCGACTTCCAATTTGATTCAAGAGGGATCCCCATCCCCATCCGGTGCACTACGAAGATCGCAGTCCATTGAGCCTCACCAACAGTAGTTCACTGCTCTGATGGGGCCACCGAGTTACGGAATATGATTGGCCATGTTCATCGAAACGTATTCCAAGCGATGCACTGAATCAGCTACACTTGGAGCGCGTACAAGATAGAGAAGATGATCGCTTTAGGATTCTTAAAGCAGCAACTTAAAGGTCTAAAAGACCTTTCACTGCTTCCGGAGATGAGAATGTTGGGTTGTGAAATCTAATGCAGAGAAAAAAGAGATTCTTTTACGAATCACGTAACAAAGCATTAAAAGTAGCGCGCTTTTGCCTTCTAAAGTGCTTCTTTTTTTTCTGGCTTTGCATTACCCTCAAGTTATGAATCGTAGCACATTTTGTTCCTACTCAAATCGAAGCCGCAGTACATCTAAACCTCAACTTTCTAGTTTTTGTAGTGACATCCGAATTGATTAGTGCAATGTTATATAAATACCTCGATCTTCAAAAGAGAGAGATTATACTTCAAAAGATTCAGCACTGATGAAACAAACAAATTATAGTACATCA harbors:
- the LOC135622813 gene encoding NDR1/HIN1-like protein 1; translation: MTAKDCGQHGECCERRKRNRRIFGCILATIIVILLIILIVWLALRPTKPRFYLQDAVVLQFNYTGPPSNLLSTVIQVTLSSRNPNDRVGIYYDRLDVYAAYKYQQISVASALPPMYQGHNDIDVWSPYLYGPDVPVAPYLCDPLTQDESSGFLLLHVKIDGRIRWKVGSWISGHYHLFVSCPAFLTFQNGRSGSGATVKFQQMSSCSVEV